A single window of Falco rusticolus isolate bFalRus1 chromosome 16, bFalRus1.pri, whole genome shotgun sequence DNA harbors:
- the USP2 gene encoding ubiquitin carboxyl-terminal hydrolase 2 isoform X1, producing the protein MSQLSSTLKRYVDSSRYAETTYSKVPSGYSSYTSYGSTLATSYADSDKIGFKASYLASPRYHHTGLSPTSGYDSSRLPLYPDSSIRLSPTYIRTQPQPPSGRLSGGACYPFVGGPSSPPGYLPTTASLSRRKSISHSDLAREFSGLHASDSTYTPSALSTRGRQELGALQGLYQAAAHSDYVRGYLESYGRKSSHGSLPAGPLSPSQATLGSALPPLGTHCARQPCERDDGYCDVPTRDPTSSKTVQGLTGLRNLGNTCFMNSILQCLSNTKELRDYCLQNQYLRDLNNNSRMRTALMSEFAKLIQLLWTSSPNDSVSPSEFKTQIQRYAPRFVGYNQQDAQEFLRFLLDGLHSEVNRVLVRPRASTDTLDHLPDDEKSRQMWRRYQEREDSRISDLFVGQLKSSLTCSECGYCSTAFDPFWDLSLPIPKKGYGEVTLMDCLRLFTKEDVLDGDEKPTCCRCKARTRCTKKFSIQKFPKILVLHLKRFSEARIRTSKLTTFVNFQLKDLDLREFASQSCNHAVYNLYAVSNHSGTTMGGHYTAYCKSPVSSEWHSFNDSRVTPMSSSHVRSSDAYLLFYELASPSSRM; encoded by the exons ATGTCCCAGCTCTCTTCCACCCTGAAGCGGTACGTCGACTCGTCCAGGTATGCCGAGACCACCTACAGCAAGGTGCCCAGCGGCTACAGCTCCTACACCTCCTATGGATCCACCTTGGCCACATCCTACGCAGACAGCGACAAAATTGGCTTCAAAGCCAGCTACCTGGCCTCCCCTCGGTACCACCACACGGGGCTGTCCCCAACCAGTGGCTATGACAGCAGCCGGCTGCCTCTGTACCCCGACTCCAGCATCCGCCTGAGCCCCACGTACATCCGcacacagccccagccaccCAGTGGCAGGCTGAGCGGGGGTGCGTGCTACCCCTTCGTGGGGGGCCCTAGCAGCCCCCCAGGCTACCTACCCACCACAGCATCTCTCAGCCGTCGCAAATCCATCAGCCACTCGGACCTGGCACGGGAGTTTTCAGGGCTGCACGCCTCGGACAGCACCTACACACCCAGCGCCCTCAGCACCCGGGGCCGCCAGGAGCTCGGTGCTCTACAGGGTCTCTACCAGGCTGCTGCACACTCCGACTACGTCCGCGGCTACCTGGAGAGCTATGGGAGGAAAAGCAGTCATGGCAGCCTCCCTGCTGGCCCCCTCAGCCCCTCACAGGCCACCCTCggctctgccctgccacccTTGGGCACCCACTGTGCCAGGCAGCCCTGCGAGAGGGATGATGGCTACTGCGATGTGCCCACCCGGGACCCCACG AGCTCTAAAACAGTGCAGGGGCTGACCGGCCTGCGAAACCTCGGCAATACG TGCTTCATGAACTCCATCCTGCAGTGCCTGAGCAACACCAAGGAGCTGCGGGATTACTGCCTGCAGAACCAGTACCTGCGGGACCTCAACAACAACAGTCGCATGCGCACCGCGCTCATGTCAG AGTTTGCAAAGCTGATTCAGCTGCTGTGGACCTCATCGCCCAACGACAGCGTGAGCCCCTCTGAGTTCAAGACGCAGATCCAGAGATATGCCCCTCGCTTTGTCGGCTACAA CCAGCAGGATGCCCAGGAGTTCCTTCGGTTCCTCCTCGACGGGCTGCACAGCGAGGTGAACCGTGTGCTGGTGCGGCCACGGGCCAGCACGGACACCCTGGACCACCTCCC TGATGACGAGAAGAGCCGGCAGATGTGGAGGAGGTACCAGGAGAGGGAGGACAGCCGCATTAGTG ACCTCTTCGTTGGGCAGCTGAAGAGTTCGCTGACCTGCAGCGAGTGCGGCTACTGCTCCACAGCCTTCGACCCCTTCTGGGACCTGTCCCTGCCCATCCCCAAG AAGGGCTACGGGGAGGTGACCCTCATGGACTGCCTACGGCTCTTCACCAAGGAGGACGTGCTGGACGGGGATGAGAAGCCG ACATGTTGTCGCTGCAAAGCCAGGACGAGGTGCACAAAGAAATTTAGCATCCAGAAGTTCCCCAAGATCCTGGTGCTTC ACCTGAAGCGCTTCTCAGAGGCCAGGATACGAACGAGCAAGCTCACCACCTTCGTCAACTTTCAGCTGAAGGACCTGGACCTCCGGGAGTTCGCctcacagagctgca ACCACGCTGTTTACAACCTCTACGCCGTCTCCAACCACTCGGGTACCACCATGGGGGGACACTACACTGCCTACTGCAAGAGCCCCGTCTCCAGCGAGTGGCACAGTTTCAACGACTCCCG TGTTACCCCGATGTCATCCAGCCACGTCCGCAGCAGCGATGCCTACCTGCTCTTCTATGAGCTGGCCAGCCCGTCCTCCCGCATGTag
- the USP2 gene encoding ubiquitin carboxyl-terminal hydrolase 2 isoform X2, which yields MRDSYTVTLPEEPPALPDLHKDLRPRTSMPGSLLVSTFVGLVLNKTKSSKTVQGLTGLRNLGNTCFMNSILQCLSNTKELRDYCLQNQYLRDLNNNSRMRTALMSEFAKLIQLLWTSSPNDSVSPSEFKTQIQRYAPRFVGYNQQDAQEFLRFLLDGLHSEVNRVLVRPRASTDTLDHLPDDEKSRQMWRRYQEREDSRISDLFVGQLKSSLTCSECGYCSTAFDPFWDLSLPIPKKGYGEVTLMDCLRLFTKEDVLDGDEKPTCCRCKARTRCTKKFSIQKFPKILVLHLKRFSEARIRTSKLTTFVNFQLKDLDLREFASQSCNHAVYNLYAVSNHSGTTMGGHYTAYCKSPVSSEWHSFNDSRVTPMSSSHVRSSDAYLLFYELASPSSRM from the exons ATGAGGGACTCCTACACGGTGACGCTGCCCGAGGAGCCCCCCGCGCTCCCCGACCTTCACAAGGACCTGCGCCCCCGCACCTCCATGCCAGGGTCCCTGCTGGTCTCCACCTTCGTCGGGCTCGTCCTCAACAAGACCAAG AGCTCTAAAACAGTGCAGGGGCTGACCGGCCTGCGAAACCTCGGCAATACG TGCTTCATGAACTCCATCCTGCAGTGCCTGAGCAACACCAAGGAGCTGCGGGATTACTGCCTGCAGAACCAGTACCTGCGGGACCTCAACAACAACAGTCGCATGCGCACCGCGCTCATGTCAG AGTTTGCAAAGCTGATTCAGCTGCTGTGGACCTCATCGCCCAACGACAGCGTGAGCCCCTCTGAGTTCAAGACGCAGATCCAGAGATATGCCCCTCGCTTTGTCGGCTACAA CCAGCAGGATGCCCAGGAGTTCCTTCGGTTCCTCCTCGACGGGCTGCACAGCGAGGTGAACCGTGTGCTGGTGCGGCCACGGGCCAGCACGGACACCCTGGACCACCTCCC TGATGACGAGAAGAGCCGGCAGATGTGGAGGAGGTACCAGGAGAGGGAGGACAGCCGCATTAGTG ACCTCTTCGTTGGGCAGCTGAAGAGTTCGCTGACCTGCAGCGAGTGCGGCTACTGCTCCACAGCCTTCGACCCCTTCTGGGACCTGTCCCTGCCCATCCCCAAG AAGGGCTACGGGGAGGTGACCCTCATGGACTGCCTACGGCTCTTCACCAAGGAGGACGTGCTGGACGGGGATGAGAAGCCG ACATGTTGTCGCTGCAAAGCCAGGACGAGGTGCACAAAGAAATTTAGCATCCAGAAGTTCCCCAAGATCCTGGTGCTTC ACCTGAAGCGCTTCTCAGAGGCCAGGATACGAACGAGCAAGCTCACCACCTTCGTCAACTTTCAGCTGAAGGACCTGGACCTCCGGGAGTTCGCctcacagagctgca ACCACGCTGTTTACAACCTCTACGCCGTCTCCAACCACTCGGGTACCACCATGGGGGGACACTACACTGCCTACTGCAAGAGCCCCGTCTCCAGCGAGTGGCACAGTTTCAACGACTCCCG TGTTACCCCGATGTCATCCAGCCACGTCCGCAGCAGCGATGCCTACCTGCTCTTCTATGAGCTGGCCAGCCCGTCCTCCCGCATGTag